In the Ferribacterium limneticum genome, GGCGAGTTGACCAAGACTGCAGGCGGCGTCAACGAGGGAAATGAGCTCTACGGCGTACCCCGCTGGCAGGGCAACCTGGGGGCTGAATGGGATACGCCGCTATCCGGCCTCAGTCTGAATACACGCGTCATCGCCACCTCCAAGCAGTATCTGAACAACGCCAATACCTATCAGATTCCGAGTTCGGAGCAGGTAGACCTGGGCGCCAGGTACGAAACCAAGGTGGCGGGGCGCAAGACGACCTTGCGCCTGAACATCAGCAACTTGTTTGACCGTCATTATTTCTCGGGCAGTTTTGCCGAGCCGCGCGCCACCCTTGCTCTGGGACGCACCGTGCAGTCTTCGGTCTCGGTGGATTTCTGATCCCGGGTTCCGTGTCGCGAAACTGATGCTGCTGTATGGCCTTGTCCTGGAAGCGCAAGCGCTTCCAGGACAAGGCTGCGCTGAGCTGCGACAGGCAGTTCTTTCCAGAGCAGCGGTTTTGTCTCGGTCCCAAACTTACTTGGTTGTTTTTGAATGAACACTTTCACGCTGATCGGGCTTCTGACATCCCTGTTGGGTAGCGCTACGATCTACCTGGCTTCCCCGAACCAGCGCTGGCTAGCTGTGCCCTGGCCGGCCCGAGCAGCTCGTCCGGCCGGCTTCCTCCTACTGCTTGCCGGGCTCATCGCTTTGTTGCAAGCCCTGCAGCCGGCCGCGGGAAGCTTTGTCTTCGTCCATTGGCTGATGTTGCTCTTCGTGCTCCTTCCCTACCTTGGGGCATTGCTGGATTCGCGCCGAAAAACTCGTTCATGAGCACGACAAAACCCAAGGCCATCGCCCCTGACTGGCTCTCCAAGACCCTGGCCGGCATGCTGCTGGGCTTCACGCTAGCTATCGGCTGTGCCGGTCTGTTTTCGTGGCTGGCGTCCGACATGGCCCTGTCCATCCGGGGGCAACTCGCCATGTGGATGACGGCCCCCATCTGGATGGGCATCCTTTCCGGCGTCTACTTCTTTCGCAGTGGCATGCGCGCCTGGGCCTGGCTGGCTGGCGCCAACCTGCTAGTTTTCGGCCTCCCGGCGGCCTCCCGTCTCATCTGACTCTCAAGGCTTCGCCATGCGCTCCGAGCTCATCCGCATCTACAAATCCGTGCACACCTGGACCGGCATAGTCGCCGGCATGGCACTGTTCGTTGCCTTCTATGCCGGGGCAATCACCATATTCAAGGAGCCGCTGGCGCGCTGGGCAGCGCCCCCATCCGCCATGCACGGTAGCGCCATCTCCCTGAATGAGGCGTCCGCTCTCATCGTTCGTACCCTGCGGGAGCAGCCAGCAGCAGCCAAGGATTTCAGGCTGAACCTTAAGGCCGCAGAACACCTGCCGCGGGGAATTTCCTGGCAAGTGCGCGAGCAAGGCGCCGACGACCATGACCATTCCTCCTCCCGTCACTACGTCGCCACGCTGGAGGCTGATAGCCGAGTACGTGCAGAGGAGGTGCATCCATCCGGACTCGCCGACTTCATCGACACGTTGCACCGTGTGGTCGGCCTGCCGGCCGATACCGACCCCAATCGCTGGGTCATGGGTATCATCGCAGCGCTCTATGCCATGGCGCTGGTCTCCGGGGTGATCGTGCTGCTGCCTTCACTGGTAAAAGACCTCTTCGCCCTGCGTGTGAGCAAAAACCTCAAGCGCATGTGGCTGGACGCACACAACGTGGTCGGTATCATCAGCCTGCCCTTCCACATCGTCATGGCGCTCACTGCCATCGTCTTCGCCTATCACGATGGTTTCTACGCCATTCAGGACAAGCTGATCCACGACGGCAAGTGGTCTGCCGCTGCGCAGGCACGAGGTAGCCCGGCAGCTCCAGCGACGCCGCGCGACCCGGCGGCGATGCTCCCGCCGGCCGATCTGCTGGCCAGCGCGCAAGCGCTTTCACCGAGTTTCGAGGTGGCCTCCCTGCAATACCTGAACGCCACAGGGCCACGCGCCACCGTACGGGTTTGGGGTCACGATCCCGCCGCCCATTCGCCACGCTTCGTCGGCGGTTTCGTTGCCGTCGATCCCTACAGCGGCAAGATCATGAATGCCGATTTTCTGCCTGGCCGCCAGAACCTGCCGAATGCCATCGTCGCCAGCTTCTTCGCCCTACACTTCGGCACCTATGGCGGCGCGCCGGTGCAGTGGATGTATTTCCTGCTCAGCCTGGCCGGCGCCTGGTTGTTCTATGGCGGCAACCTGCTCTGGGTGGAGACCCGCCGGATCAAGGCCGCCCGCGCCAGCGACTCAGTCGCTTCGCCGCCCGAACAGCGGCGTGACGTGCGCTGGATGGCTGCCGCCACCGTCGGCGTCTGCCTGGGCGCCGTTTGCGGCATCTCGCTGACCATCGTCGCCGCAAAATGGCTGCACGGCCGCGTCGAGGA is a window encoding:
- a CDS encoding PepSY-associated TM helix domain-containing protein — translated: MRSELIRIYKSVHTWTGIVAGMALFVAFYAGAITIFKEPLARWAAPPSAMHGSAISLNEASALIVRTLREQPAAAKDFRLNLKAAEHLPRGISWQVREQGADDHDHSSSRHYVATLEADSRVRAEEVHPSGLADFIDTLHRVVGLPADTDPNRWVMGIIAALYAMALVSGVIVLLPSLVKDLFALRVSKNLKRMWLDAHNVVGIISLPFHIVMALTAIVFAYHDGFYAIQDKLIHDGKWSAAAQARGSPAAPATPRDPAAMLPPADLLASAQALSPSFEVASLQYLNATGPRATVRVWGHDPAAHSPRFVGGFVAVDPYSGKIMNADFLPGRQNLPNAIVASFFALHFGTYGGAPVQWMYFLLSLAGAWLFYGGNLLWVETRRIKAARASDSVASPPEQRRDVRWMAAATVGVCLGAVCGISLTIVAAKWLHGRVEDLNTWHQGIYYAVFFSALVWAFQRGAARSAVHLLWLAAAFTFAIPATSLLAWLLPSLGMWTHGSAAALGVDATALAGGLSFVWLARATMRRVMHGPADSIWSIRHEKI